One Ostrea edulis chromosome 6, xbOstEdul1.1, whole genome shotgun sequence genomic window, CAGCTTTTGACTTGAATTACAAATGTGGCTTATTAAGTCCACAAGATCAGTTGTTTTTAACTCTGATGAAACTCAGACAAGCAAAAGAAGATGTGGAACTTGCTATGCTCTTTAAAGTCTGTGAATCTACTGTTTCTAAAATTGTAACAACTTGGATTaactttttgtattttcaattaaaagagTTAGAGGAACAATTCTGGCCTTCTAAAGACATCATTAAAGAACATATGCCAACAGATTTTGCTAAAAAGTTTCCCAATACATGCGTAATTTTAGATGCAACCGAGCAACCAATTCACAAACCATCAAATGTTGAGGCACAATCCAAAACATGGTCTTCTTATAAACACAAAAACACGTTGAAAACCATGGTAGGTGTAAATCCAAATGGAGCAGTATCTTATGCATCCTCTACTTATGGGGGCTCTGTGTCTGACAGACAAATCATTGAACACTCTACTCTGCTAGATGTAGGCAAATTTGATGCTGGTGACAGCATTATGGCAGATCGGGGAATTCTTGTTCAAGATTTATTTGAGAATcagaatgtttttattaatacaCCCACGTTTCTCAAGGGCAAAAGCCAACTTGACCCCGAAGAAATAGTTAGAAATAGGCGAGTTGCCTCAAAACGTATTCATGTAGAGAGGGTGATTGGGCTTGCAAAGAggttcaaaattttgaaacatgAGCTACCAATGTCAAAAATCCCCCTAGCTTCCAGAATTGTGTACATTTGTTTTATGTTGTCAAATTTTAGGAATTGCATTGTTGATAAAAGTGCTTAAACATGTGCCAGta contains:
- the LOC130047047 gene encoding uncharacterized protein LOC130047047, with translation MTTKSPNQVQLLTCGERRRLKYGAAPSVFDFKNTSTTQESDRAKRKRLRESTQDTCTPMIEDLPIYMDELIVHHKVVVDQSSTSMSTSMPEEMCSTAEKEIQCDIPTLGRFSIEGMKLDTKMLSYYTGLNGYDHFMLLFNILGPAAFDLNYKCGLLSPQDQLFLTLMKLRQAKEDVELAMLFKVCESTVSKIVTTWINFLYFQLKELEEQFWPSKDIIKEHMPTDFAKKFPNTCVILDATEQPIHKPSNVEAQSKTWSSYKHKNTLKTMVGVNPNGAVSYASSTYGGSVSDRQIIEHSTLLDVGKFDAGDSIMADRGILVQDLFENQNVFINTPTFLKGKSQLDPEEIVRNRRVASKRIHVERVIGLAKRFKILKHELPMSKIPLASRIVYICFMLSNFRNCIVDKSA